From one Culex quinquefasciatus strain JHB chromosome 3, VPISU_Cqui_1.0_pri_paternal, whole genome shotgun sequence genomic stretch:
- the LOC6035023 gene encoding choline transporter-like protein 3 isoform X2, which produces MTIRCTGKNDSFGLVLACLPSTDIFRTIYGYDDCGNICGRNNIRAIDLPCSGEDMRYKPYLLLTVTATSLEPLRSCVADCNTSEGYELIFNRCVRFQLRGLGQVPPPQGYLDELWQDVGNFWLELFALCVMALLGSFGMLVLLWCATRVVILAMVASIVGVCFCGTVWLWYTWYHADGRSSSSLLWYAVGSTIATLIVFPLITFVWKKITMVVQLMAEAGEAIRSMLLMLCIPIATITTLLVTFFLAAIFILVIESSGHAKLIDGSVTYEKSTLVLITRWYHLITLAWFLQFVYGCQHLVTAGATTQWFFTRDKSTLKAPVPRSWFALIRYHLGTVALGSLLMSFIQLLQWLQRILLYTSGKSQKLQRLGNACLCCVGCCRGLLDPVCRNAYSLTAMRGLPLCVAGTEAVRLMRVNAANVVGVMPTESVVLLLAKVFVVALVGYTGLELANRRAELYHPYVMAGAACALCFLIADCFLLLYEVTTDTIFLCICKDSEVNDGTSSRPYYMSARLESFVQRGQPDKMDAEQPSGSPR; this is translated from the exons ATGACGATTCGTTGCACCGGAAAGAACGACAGT TTTGGCCTAGTGCTAGCATGCCTTCCCAGTACGGACATCTTTCGCACAATCTACGGCTACGACGATTGTGGCAACATCTGCGGCCGAAACAACATCCGTGCAATTGACCTGCCATGTTCG GGCGAAGACATGCGATACAAGCCGTACCTACTCCTCACCGTCACGGCCACTTCCCTGGAACCGCTGCGAAGTTGCGTCGCGGATTGTAACACCAGCGAGGGATA CGAACTGATCTTCAACCGCTGCGTTCGATTCCAGTTGAGGGGACTCGGCCAGGTCCCACCGCCACAGGGTTACCTGGACGAACTGTGGCAAGACGTGGGCAATTTCTGGTTGGAACTGTTCGCCCTCTGCGTGATGGCACTGTTGGGATCGTTCGGGATGTTGGTTCTGCTGTGGTGTGCCACTCGCGTTGTAATACTGGCGATGGTGGCTTCCATTGTCGGAGTTTGCTTTTGCGGAACCGTTTGGCTGTGGTACACGTGGTACCACGCTGACGGAAGAAGCTCTAGCTCGCTGCTGTGGTACGCCGTCGGATCTACGATCGCCACTCTTATCGTGTTTCCGTTGATCACGTTTGTTTGGAAGAAGATCACAATGGTCGTACAGCTAATGGCCGAAGCTGGGGAAGCCATCCGGAGTATGCTGCTAATGTTGTGCATCCCGATTGCG ACCATCACAACCCTACTCGTGACGTTCTTCCTGGCTGCAATCTTTATCCTGGTCATCGAGAGCTCCGGACATGCCAAGCTGATCGACGGCTCTGTCACCTACGAGAAATCAACCTTAGTTCTAATCACCCGCTGGTACCACCTAATAACGCTAGCTTGGTTCCTGCAGTTCGTGTACGGCTGCCAGCACCTCGTCACGGCCGGCGCAACCACGCAGTGGTTCTTCACCCGGGACAAATCCACCCTCAAAGCCCCCGTCCCCCGAAGCTGGTTCGCGCTGATCCGCTACCATCTCGGTACGGTGGCACTTGGCTCGCTCCTGATGTCCTTCATCCAGCTGCTGCAGTGGCTGCAAAGAATCCTCCTTTACACCAGCGGCAAGTCCCAGAAGTTGCAACGCCTTGGCAACGCGTGCCTGTGCTGTGTCGGGTGCTGCCGAGGGCTGCTCGATCCGGTTTGCCGCAATGCGTACAGTTTGACCGCCATGCGAGGGTTGCCGCTTTGCGTGGCCGGGACGGAGGCGGTGCGGCTAATGCGCGTGAACGCTGCCAACGTGGTCGGTGTGATGCCGACCGAAAGTGTGGTTCTGCTGCTGGCGAAAGTTTTCGTGGTGGCGCTGGTTGGGTACACGGGGCTGGAGTTGGCGAACAGGAGGGCGGAGCTGTACCATCCTTACGTGATGGCCGGTGCAGCGTGTGCGCTTTGCTTCCTGATCGCGGACTGTTTTCTGCTGTTGTATGAG
- the LOC6035023 gene encoding choline transporter-like protein 1 isoform X1, producing the protein MQKFAQTDDDSLHRKERQCTDVAFLVVQFCFVTGMFGLVLACLPSTDIFRTIYGYDDCGNICGRNNIRAIDLPCSGEDMRYKPYLLLTVTATSLEPLRSCVADCNTSEGYELIFNRCVRFQLRGLGQVPPPQGYLDELWQDVGNFWLELFALCVMALLGSFGMLVLLWCATRVVILAMVASIVGVCFCGTVWLWYTWYHADGRSSSSLLWYAVGSTIATLIVFPLITFVWKKITMVVQLMAEAGEAIRSMLLMLCIPIATITTLLVTFFLAAIFILVIESSGHAKLIDGSVTYEKSTLVLITRWYHLITLAWFLQFVYGCQHLVTAGATTQWFFTRDKSTLKAPVPRSWFALIRYHLGTVALGSLLMSFIQLLQWLQRILLYTSGKSQKLQRLGNACLCCVGCCRGLLDPVCRNAYSLTAMRGLPLCVAGTEAVRLMRVNAANVVGVMPTESVVLLLAKVFVVALVGYTGLELANRRAELYHPYVMAGAACALCFLIADCFLLLYEVTTDTIFLCICKDSEVNDGTSSRPYYMSARLESFVQRGQPDKMDAEQPSGSPR; encoded by the exons ATGCAGAAATTTGCACAAACTGATGACGATTCGTTGCACCGGAAAGAACGACAGTGTACGGATGTTGCGTTTTTAGTTGTACAATTTTGTTTCGTCACAGGAATG TTTGGCCTAGTGCTAGCATGCCTTCCCAGTACGGACATCTTTCGCACAATCTACGGCTACGACGATTGTGGCAACATCTGCGGCCGAAACAACATCCGTGCAATTGACCTGCCATGTTCG GGCGAAGACATGCGATACAAGCCGTACCTACTCCTCACCGTCACGGCCACTTCCCTGGAACCGCTGCGAAGTTGCGTCGCGGATTGTAACACCAGCGAGGGATA CGAACTGATCTTCAACCGCTGCGTTCGATTCCAGTTGAGGGGACTCGGCCAGGTCCCACCGCCACAGGGTTACCTGGACGAACTGTGGCAAGACGTGGGCAATTTCTGGTTGGAACTGTTCGCCCTCTGCGTGATGGCACTGTTGGGATCGTTCGGGATGTTGGTTCTGCTGTGGTGTGCCACTCGCGTTGTAATACTGGCGATGGTGGCTTCCATTGTCGGAGTTTGCTTTTGCGGAACCGTTTGGCTGTGGTACACGTGGTACCACGCTGACGGAAGAAGCTCTAGCTCGCTGCTGTGGTACGCCGTCGGATCTACGATCGCCACTCTTATCGTGTTTCCGTTGATCACGTTTGTTTGGAAGAAGATCACAATGGTCGTACAGCTAATGGCCGAAGCTGGGGAAGCCATCCGGAGTATGCTGCTAATGTTGTGCATCCCGATTGCG ACCATCACAACCCTACTCGTGACGTTCTTCCTGGCTGCAATCTTTATCCTGGTCATCGAGAGCTCCGGACATGCCAAGCTGATCGACGGCTCTGTCACCTACGAGAAATCAACCTTAGTTCTAATCACCCGCTGGTACCACCTAATAACGCTAGCTTGGTTCCTGCAGTTCGTGTACGGCTGCCAGCACCTCGTCACGGCCGGCGCAACCACGCAGTGGTTCTTCACCCGGGACAAATCCACCCTCAAAGCCCCCGTCCCCCGAAGCTGGTTCGCGCTGATCCGCTACCATCTCGGTACGGTGGCACTTGGCTCGCTCCTGATGTCCTTCATCCAGCTGCTGCAGTGGCTGCAAAGAATCCTCCTTTACACCAGCGGCAAGTCCCAGAAGTTGCAACGCCTTGGCAACGCGTGCCTGTGCTGTGTCGGGTGCTGCCGAGGGCTGCTCGATCCGGTTTGCCGCAATGCGTACAGTTTGACCGCCATGCGAGGGTTGCCGCTTTGCGTGGCCGGGACGGAGGCGGTGCGGCTAATGCGCGTGAACGCTGCCAACGTGGTCGGTGTGATGCCGACCGAAAGTGTGGTTCTGCTGCTGGCGAAAGTTTTCGTGGTGGCGCTGGTTGGGTACACGGGGCTGGAGTTGGCGAACAGGAGGGCGGAGCTGTACCATCCTTACGTGATGGCCGGTGCAGCGTGTGCGCTTTGCTTCCTGATCGCGGACTGTTTTCTGCTGTTGTATGAG